In one window of Clavelina lepadiformis chromosome 4, kaClaLepa1.1, whole genome shotgun sequence DNA:
- the LOC143451486 gene encoding testis-expressed protein 2-like isoform X3: MKGRVSSVGRLRDFINKSDDEPLEASEGGGYYQSASALWHNRGKIFENIKKQATESVKSLKQSTNLETSSREGLLSQSTEVPVVIPQSDTQPQPLLTTSGLIKIETENISESKEDNEVSSFLQGFKDKVSDPLQVLRKKKEEEDKKQEEEEFYNKPVTTLRHRSVTSSTVNDVSSKERKVKEMSRSNETPLSWRPSTDLASHIDSYKNSLTMSLSALLAGKGKIDKEMQVVDDVEEKGTSLEDKDLVYDSIVNKNDSEESVFDINDLSNEEAVPLDYDGYVSWNEILFVVPFVYFYFIAPVPFIIQVIITSFGFGCVLSTAFLCIVAPRSRRPQPFLPMFVKEVTPIPVPKAIFDPGMPIKGWMNEVFSYNSETYHVSSTQSVFITLDGATLRIQTPLKSIARRSVYNEGNTPVSNVVQQRMYDLTFAKMYLRPPGLVKKRVWSKKYPICLELPKNKKSDGKDVAVTEETDRQPDDKDNKTNYNSSELNSQKDVDVLYLFGRTDRQKEEWFYRIQRQINISFMKHTKEQKRLQNKESVTGYADIEDEWSVIQDHYEEETYVASSVCDVAKINEEPLHAIQDYFVHISRLLPEMKSQPDLKKYDSRRHSHETTISTRSSDASERIFKEPGLEVSWLNVMIGRVTFDFLRQPVWAKWLSNKIQKKLDKIKLPYFIDELKLTEMNLGSSVPLIHDISLPKLDAQGVWLDMEVTYTGSLQMTLRTKLVLTKLGKNESNAELEKQRQKSSNQPSAITNSDAEDSAESSDEEDDESTVSRIVGQVQTAVSKLDGQKLIKDAIKHVGNEPVSASQSPTNTPAASPAGAPPKKWVRIVDSIAKSKYFQKATENEYIRKKLETVSNTPMLLSVELLQLGGTVAVNIPPPPTDRIWYGFRQPPMMVLKAHPKVGERVVKITHVTDWIESKLQQEFVKILVMPNMDDIPVPIMFNNRPPS, translated from the exons ATGAAAGGTCGTGTCTCATCAGTTGGTCGCTTGCGAGATTTTATAAATAAGTCTGATGATGAACCACTGGAAGCGTCAGAGGGCGGTGGATATTATCAGTCTGCATCTGCCTTATGGCACAACCGTGGAAAAATATTTGAgaatataaaaaaacaag CCACGGAAAGTGTAAAATCACTGAAGCAATCCACAAATCTGGAAACCAGTTCCCGAGAAGGCTTACTTTCGCAATCAACAGAAGTACCTGTGGTCATTCCACAATCTGATACTCAACCCCAACCATTACTGACCACTTCCGGCTTAATTAAG ATTGAAACGGAAAACATCTCTGAAAGCAAAGAGGACAATGAAGTTAGCTCATTCTTGCAAGGTTTCAAAGATAAAGTTTCAGATCCTCTTCAAGTTCTACgcaagaaaaaagaagaagaggacaAAAAGCAAGAGGAAGAAGAATTTTATAAT AAGCCTGTTACTACTCTACGCCATCGATCAGTTACCAGTTCTACAG TAAACGATGTTTCGAGCAAAGAAAGGAAGGTGAAAGAAATGTCAAGGTCAAACGAAACACCGTTGTCGTGGCGTCCTTCTACTGATTTAGCCAG TCATATTGACAGTTATAAAAATAGTCTGACCATGAGCCTGTCTGCCCTCCTCGCTGGCAAAGGAAAAATAGATAAAGAAATGCAGGTCGTTGATGATGTGGAAGAGAAGGGAACAAGTTTGGAGGACAAAGATCTTGTTTATGATAGTATTGTCAA TAAAAATGACTCTGAAGAATCAGTTTTTGATATAAATGACTTATCAAATGAAGAAGCCGTTCCATTAGATTACGATGGTTACGTATCTTGGAATGAGATTTTATTCGTTGTGCCATTTgtatacttttatttcatCGCCCCAGTTCCTTTCATTATTCAAGTTATTATTACAA GTTTTGGCTTCGGTTGTGTCCTCTCTACTGCATTTTTGTGTATTGTTGCGCCACGTTCTCGACGGCCACAACCTTTCCTTCCAATGTTTGTGAAAGAAGTGACACCTATACCTGTACCAAAAGCAATTTTTGATCCAGGAATGCCCATTAAG GGTTGGATGAATGAAGTGTTCTCATATAATTCCGAAACATACCACGTTAGCAGCACCCAGAGTGTTTTCATAACTCTTGATGGCGCTACCCTTAGGATACAAACGCCTCTGAA GAGCATTGCGCGAAGAAGTGTCTACAATGAGGGAAACACTCCAGTGTCAAATGTAGTACAGCAACGAATGTATGATTTGACTTTTGCAAAG ATGTATTTACGCCCTCCTGGTTTGGTGAAGAAAAGAGTTTGGAGCAAAAAGTACCCCATTTGCTTGGAGTtaccaaaaaacaaaaagtccGACGGCAAGGATGTGGCAGTCACTGAGGAAACGG ACAGACAGCCAGATGACAAagataacaaaacaaactacaACAGCTCTGAGTTGAATTCGCAAAAGGATGTGGATGTCCTCTATTTATTTGGAAGAACTGATCGCCAGAAAGAGGAATGGTTTTACAG AATTCAACGCCAGATCAACATATCATTTATGAAACACACAAAGGAGCAAAAACGCTTGCAAAATAAAGAATCAGTGACAGGG TACGCAGATATAGAAGATGAATGGAGTGTCATTCAGGATCACTACGAAGAAG AAACCTACGTCGCATCGAGTGTTTGTGatgttgcaaaaataaacgaaGAGCCACTTCACGCAATACAAGATTACTTTGTTCACATTTCAAGACTGCTTCCTGAGATGAAATCACAACCAG attTGAAAAAGTATGATTCACGACGGCACAGTCACGAAACTACCATTTCCACACGATCCAGCGAT GCCAGTGAGCGTATTTTTAAGGAACCTGGTTTGGAAGTGTCAtggttaaatgttatgatCGGTCGTGTCACGTTTGACTTTCTACGCCAACCAGTATGGGCGAAATGGCTGTCAAACAAAATCCAGAAAAAATTGGACAAAATAAAG CTACCATACTTCATTGATGAACTAAAGCTTACTGAGATGAATCTGGGAAGTTCCGTGCCACTGATCCATGATATATCACTGCCTAAGTTAGATGCCCAG GGTGTGTGGCTTGACATGGAGGTCACTTACACTGGATCGTTACAAATGACACTCAGGACTAAGTTGGTGCTCACTAAACTGGGCAAAAATGAGAGCAATGCAGAGTTGGAGAAGCAAAGACAAAAGAG TTCGAATCAGCCGTCTGCAATCACTAACAGCGATGCTGAAGACAGTGCTGAGTCATCAGATGAGGAAGATGATGAATCAACAGTTTCTCGAATTGTTGGGCAAGTTCAAACAGCCGTCTCAAAGCTTGATGG tcaaaaactgataaaagATGCAATAAAGCACGTAGGAAACGAACCAGTGTCTGCTTCCCAATCCCCAACAAACACCCCGGCAGCTTCCCCTGCTGGTGCTCCACCAAAAAAATGGGTTCGCATCGTTGACAGCATTGCAAAGTCGAAGTATTTTCAGAAGGCGACCGAAAACGAGTATATCCGAAAAAAGCTGGAAACGGTTTCGAATACGCCCATGCTGTTAAGTGTTGAATTGCTACAGTTGGGTGGAACGGTAGCTGTGAATATcccaccaccacccacagacaGGATATG
- the LOC143451486 gene encoding testis-expressed protein 2-like isoform X1, with protein sequence MDKKPFSMKGLEETLSDDDDIVLQQPENTISKLSTQTHPSIENNESTSLSHQSNRHQSNQSRKEVIVKSSYHVKPESVEKHPLSRTSSGSSSSDLDLDVTFKKSSPRNMKGRVSSVGRLRDFINKSDDEPLEASEGGGYYQSASALWHNRGKIFENIKKQATESVKSLKQSTNLETSSREGLLSQSTEVPVVIPQSDTQPQPLLTTSGLIKIETENISESKEDNEVSSFLQGFKDKVSDPLQVLRKKKEEEDKKQEEEEFYNKPVTTLRHRSVTSSTVNDVSSKERKVKEMSRSNETPLSWRPSTDLASHIDSYKNSLTMSLSALLAGKGKIDKEMQVVDDVEEKGTSLEDKDLVYDSIVNKNDSEESVFDINDLSNEEAVPLDYDGYVSWNEILFVVPFVYFYFIAPVPFIIQVIITSFGFGCVLSTAFLCIVAPRSRRPQPFLPMFVKEVTPIPVPKAIFDPGMPIKGWMNEVFSYNSETYHVSSTQSVFITLDGATLRIQTPLKSIARRSVYNEGNTPVSNVVQQRMYDLTFAKMYLRPPGLVKKRVWSKKYPICLELPKNKKSDGKDVAVTEETDRQPDDKDNKTNYNSSELNSQKDVDVLYLFGRTDRQKEEWFYRIQRQINISFMKHTKEQKRLQNKESVTGYADIEDEWSVIQDHYEEETYVASSVCDVAKINEEPLHAIQDYFVHISRLLPEMKSQPDLKKYDSRRHSHETTISTRSSDASERIFKEPGLEVSWLNVMIGRVTFDFLRQPVWAKWLSNKIQKKLDKIKLPYFIDELKLTEMNLGSSVPLIHDISLPKLDAQGVWLDMEVTYTGSLQMTLRTKLVLTKLGKNESNAELEKQRQKSSNQPSAITNSDAEDSAESSDEEDDESTVSRIVGQVQTAVSKLDGQKLIKDAIKHVGNEPVSASQSPTNTPAASPAGAPPKKWVRIVDSIAKSKYFQKATENEYIRKKLETVSNTPMLLSVELLQLGGTVAVNIPPPPTDRIWYGFRQPPMMVLKAHPKVGERVVKITHVTDWIESKLQQEFVKILVMPNMDDIPVPIMFNNRPPS encoded by the exons CAGTACTCAGACACATCCTTCCATTGAAAACAATGAATCAACATCATTAAGTCATCAAAGCAACAGACACCAATCCAATCAGTCCAGAAAAGAAGTCATTGTCAAG TCAAGCTATCATGTGAAGCCGGAATCAGTAGAAAAACATCCGCTTTCCAGAACCTCCTCTGGATCTTCATCATCAGATTTGGATCTAGATGTCACTTTCAAGAAATCGTCACCGAG AAACATGAAAGGTCGTGTCTCATCAGTTGGTCGCTTGCGAGATTTTATAAATAAGTCTGATGATGAACCACTGGAAGCGTCAGAGGGCGGTGGATATTATCAGTCTGCATCTGCCTTATGGCACAACCGTGGAAAAATATTTGAgaatataaaaaaacaag CCACGGAAAGTGTAAAATCACTGAAGCAATCCACAAATCTGGAAACCAGTTCCCGAGAAGGCTTACTTTCGCAATCAACAGAAGTACCTGTGGTCATTCCACAATCTGATACTCAACCCCAACCATTACTGACCACTTCCGGCTTAATTAAG ATTGAAACGGAAAACATCTCTGAAAGCAAAGAGGACAATGAAGTTAGCTCATTCTTGCAAGGTTTCAAAGATAAAGTTTCAGATCCTCTTCAAGTTCTACgcaagaaaaaagaagaagaggacaAAAAGCAAGAGGAAGAAGAATTTTATAAT AAGCCTGTTACTACTCTACGCCATCGATCAGTTACCAGTTCTACAG TAAACGATGTTTCGAGCAAAGAAAGGAAGGTGAAAGAAATGTCAAGGTCAAACGAAACACCGTTGTCGTGGCGTCCTTCTACTGATTTAGCCAG TCATATTGACAGTTATAAAAATAGTCTGACCATGAGCCTGTCTGCCCTCCTCGCTGGCAAAGGAAAAATAGATAAAGAAATGCAGGTCGTTGATGATGTGGAAGAGAAGGGAACAAGTTTGGAGGACAAAGATCTTGTTTATGATAGTATTGTCAA TAAAAATGACTCTGAAGAATCAGTTTTTGATATAAATGACTTATCAAATGAAGAAGCCGTTCCATTAGATTACGATGGTTACGTATCTTGGAATGAGATTTTATTCGTTGTGCCATTTgtatacttttatttcatCGCCCCAGTTCCTTTCATTATTCAAGTTATTATTACAA GTTTTGGCTTCGGTTGTGTCCTCTCTACTGCATTTTTGTGTATTGTTGCGCCACGTTCTCGACGGCCACAACCTTTCCTTCCAATGTTTGTGAAAGAAGTGACACCTATACCTGTACCAAAAGCAATTTTTGATCCAGGAATGCCCATTAAG GGTTGGATGAATGAAGTGTTCTCATATAATTCCGAAACATACCACGTTAGCAGCACCCAGAGTGTTTTCATAACTCTTGATGGCGCTACCCTTAGGATACAAACGCCTCTGAA GAGCATTGCGCGAAGAAGTGTCTACAATGAGGGAAACACTCCAGTGTCAAATGTAGTACAGCAACGAATGTATGATTTGACTTTTGCAAAG ATGTATTTACGCCCTCCTGGTTTGGTGAAGAAAAGAGTTTGGAGCAAAAAGTACCCCATTTGCTTGGAGTtaccaaaaaacaaaaagtccGACGGCAAGGATGTGGCAGTCACTGAGGAAACGG ACAGACAGCCAGATGACAAagataacaaaacaaactacaACAGCTCTGAGTTGAATTCGCAAAAGGATGTGGATGTCCTCTATTTATTTGGAAGAACTGATCGCCAGAAAGAGGAATGGTTTTACAG AATTCAACGCCAGATCAACATATCATTTATGAAACACACAAAGGAGCAAAAACGCTTGCAAAATAAAGAATCAGTGACAGGG TACGCAGATATAGAAGATGAATGGAGTGTCATTCAGGATCACTACGAAGAAG AAACCTACGTCGCATCGAGTGTTTGTGatgttgcaaaaataaacgaaGAGCCACTTCACGCAATACAAGATTACTTTGTTCACATTTCAAGACTGCTTCCTGAGATGAAATCACAACCAG attTGAAAAAGTATGATTCACGACGGCACAGTCACGAAACTACCATTTCCACACGATCCAGCGAT GCCAGTGAGCGTATTTTTAAGGAACCTGGTTTGGAAGTGTCAtggttaaatgttatgatCGGTCGTGTCACGTTTGACTTTCTACGCCAACCAGTATGGGCGAAATGGCTGTCAAACAAAATCCAGAAAAAATTGGACAAAATAAAG CTACCATACTTCATTGATGAACTAAAGCTTACTGAGATGAATCTGGGAAGTTCCGTGCCACTGATCCATGATATATCACTGCCTAAGTTAGATGCCCAG GGTGTGTGGCTTGACATGGAGGTCACTTACACTGGATCGTTACAAATGACACTCAGGACTAAGTTGGTGCTCACTAAACTGGGCAAAAATGAGAGCAATGCAGAGTTGGAGAAGCAAAGACAAAAGAG TTCGAATCAGCCGTCTGCAATCACTAACAGCGATGCTGAAGACAGTGCTGAGTCATCAGATGAGGAAGATGATGAATCAACAGTTTCTCGAATTGTTGGGCAAGTTCAAACAGCCGTCTCAAAGCTTGATGG tcaaaaactgataaaagATGCAATAAAGCACGTAGGAAACGAACCAGTGTCTGCTTCCCAATCCCCAACAAACACCCCGGCAGCTTCCCCTGCTGGTGCTCCACCAAAAAAATGGGTTCGCATCGTTGACAGCATTGCAAAGTCGAAGTATTTTCAGAAGGCGACCGAAAACGAGTATATCCGAAAAAAGCTGGAAACGGTTTCGAATACGCCCATGCTGTTAAGTGTTGAATTGCTACAGTTGGGTGGAACGGTAGCTGTGAATATcccaccaccacccacagacaGGATATG
- the LOC143451486 gene encoding testis-expressed protein 2-like isoform X2 — protein sequence MDKKPFSMKGLEETLSDDDDIVLQQPENTISKLSTQTHPSIENNESTSLSHQSNRHQSNQSRKEVIVKSSYHVKPESVEKHPLSRTSSGSSSSDLDLDVTFKKSSPRNMKGRVSSVGRLRDFINKSDDEPLEASEGGGYYQSASALWHNRGKIFENIKKQATESVKSLKQSTNLETSSREGLLSQSTEVPVVIPQSDTQPQPLLTTSGLIKIETENISESKEDNEVSSFLQGFKDKVSDPLQVLRKKKEEEDKKQEEEEFYNKPVTTLRHRSVTSSTVNDVSSKERKVKEMSRSNETPLSWRPSTDLASYKNSLTMSLSALLAGKGKIDKEMQVVDDVEEKGTSLEDKDLVYDSIVNKNDSEESVFDINDLSNEEAVPLDYDGYVSWNEILFVVPFVYFYFIAPVPFIIQVIITSFGFGCVLSTAFLCIVAPRSRRPQPFLPMFVKEVTPIPVPKAIFDPGMPIKGWMNEVFSYNSETYHVSSTQSVFITLDGATLRIQTPLKSIARRSVYNEGNTPVSNVVQQRMYDLTFAKMYLRPPGLVKKRVWSKKYPICLELPKNKKSDGKDVAVTEETDRQPDDKDNKTNYNSSELNSQKDVDVLYLFGRTDRQKEEWFYRIQRQINISFMKHTKEQKRLQNKESVTGYADIEDEWSVIQDHYEEETYVASSVCDVAKINEEPLHAIQDYFVHISRLLPEMKSQPDLKKYDSRRHSHETTISTRSSDASERIFKEPGLEVSWLNVMIGRVTFDFLRQPVWAKWLSNKIQKKLDKIKLPYFIDELKLTEMNLGSSVPLIHDISLPKLDAQGVWLDMEVTYTGSLQMTLRTKLVLTKLGKNESNAELEKQRQKSSNQPSAITNSDAEDSAESSDEEDDESTVSRIVGQVQTAVSKLDGQKLIKDAIKHVGNEPVSASQSPTNTPAASPAGAPPKKWVRIVDSIAKSKYFQKATENEYIRKKLETVSNTPMLLSVELLQLGGTVAVNIPPPPTDRIWYGFRQPPMMVLKAHPKVGERVVKITHVTDWIESKLQQEFVKILVMPNMDDIPVPIMFNNRPPS from the exons CAGTACTCAGACACATCCTTCCATTGAAAACAATGAATCAACATCATTAAGTCATCAAAGCAACAGACACCAATCCAATCAGTCCAGAAAAGAAGTCATTGTCAAG TCAAGCTATCATGTGAAGCCGGAATCAGTAGAAAAACATCCGCTTTCCAGAACCTCCTCTGGATCTTCATCATCAGATTTGGATCTAGATGTCACTTTCAAGAAATCGTCACCGAG AAACATGAAAGGTCGTGTCTCATCAGTTGGTCGCTTGCGAGATTTTATAAATAAGTCTGATGATGAACCACTGGAAGCGTCAGAGGGCGGTGGATATTATCAGTCTGCATCTGCCTTATGGCACAACCGTGGAAAAATATTTGAgaatataaaaaaacaag CCACGGAAAGTGTAAAATCACTGAAGCAATCCACAAATCTGGAAACCAGTTCCCGAGAAGGCTTACTTTCGCAATCAACAGAAGTACCTGTGGTCATTCCACAATCTGATACTCAACCCCAACCATTACTGACCACTTCCGGCTTAATTAAG ATTGAAACGGAAAACATCTCTGAAAGCAAAGAGGACAATGAAGTTAGCTCATTCTTGCAAGGTTTCAAAGATAAAGTTTCAGATCCTCTTCAAGTTCTACgcaagaaaaaagaagaagaggacaAAAAGCAAGAGGAAGAAGAATTTTATAAT AAGCCTGTTACTACTCTACGCCATCGATCAGTTACCAGTTCTACAG TAAACGATGTTTCGAGCAAAGAAAGGAAGGTGAAAGAAATGTCAAGGTCAAACGAAACACCGTTGTCGTGGCGTCCTTCTACTGATTTAGCCAG TTATAAAAATAGTCTGACCATGAGCCTGTCTGCCCTCCTCGCTGGCAAAGGAAAAATAGATAAAGAAATGCAGGTCGTTGATGATGTGGAAGAGAAGGGAACAAGTTTGGAGGACAAAGATCTTGTTTATGATAGTATTGTCAA TAAAAATGACTCTGAAGAATCAGTTTTTGATATAAATGACTTATCAAATGAAGAAGCCGTTCCATTAGATTACGATGGTTACGTATCTTGGAATGAGATTTTATTCGTTGTGCCATTTgtatacttttatttcatCGCCCCAGTTCCTTTCATTATTCAAGTTATTATTACAA GTTTTGGCTTCGGTTGTGTCCTCTCTACTGCATTTTTGTGTATTGTTGCGCCACGTTCTCGACGGCCACAACCTTTCCTTCCAATGTTTGTGAAAGAAGTGACACCTATACCTGTACCAAAAGCAATTTTTGATCCAGGAATGCCCATTAAG GGTTGGATGAATGAAGTGTTCTCATATAATTCCGAAACATACCACGTTAGCAGCACCCAGAGTGTTTTCATAACTCTTGATGGCGCTACCCTTAGGATACAAACGCCTCTGAA GAGCATTGCGCGAAGAAGTGTCTACAATGAGGGAAACACTCCAGTGTCAAATGTAGTACAGCAACGAATGTATGATTTGACTTTTGCAAAG ATGTATTTACGCCCTCCTGGTTTGGTGAAGAAAAGAGTTTGGAGCAAAAAGTACCCCATTTGCTTGGAGTtaccaaaaaacaaaaagtccGACGGCAAGGATGTGGCAGTCACTGAGGAAACGG ACAGACAGCCAGATGACAAagataacaaaacaaactacaACAGCTCTGAGTTGAATTCGCAAAAGGATGTGGATGTCCTCTATTTATTTGGAAGAACTGATCGCCAGAAAGAGGAATGGTTTTACAG AATTCAACGCCAGATCAACATATCATTTATGAAACACACAAAGGAGCAAAAACGCTTGCAAAATAAAGAATCAGTGACAGGG TACGCAGATATAGAAGATGAATGGAGTGTCATTCAGGATCACTACGAAGAAG AAACCTACGTCGCATCGAGTGTTTGTGatgttgcaaaaataaacgaaGAGCCACTTCACGCAATACAAGATTACTTTGTTCACATTTCAAGACTGCTTCCTGAGATGAAATCACAACCAG attTGAAAAAGTATGATTCACGACGGCACAGTCACGAAACTACCATTTCCACACGATCCAGCGAT GCCAGTGAGCGTATTTTTAAGGAACCTGGTTTGGAAGTGTCAtggttaaatgttatgatCGGTCGTGTCACGTTTGACTTTCTACGCCAACCAGTATGGGCGAAATGGCTGTCAAACAAAATCCAGAAAAAATTGGACAAAATAAAG CTACCATACTTCATTGATGAACTAAAGCTTACTGAGATGAATCTGGGAAGTTCCGTGCCACTGATCCATGATATATCACTGCCTAAGTTAGATGCCCAG GGTGTGTGGCTTGACATGGAGGTCACTTACACTGGATCGTTACAAATGACACTCAGGACTAAGTTGGTGCTCACTAAACTGGGCAAAAATGAGAGCAATGCAGAGTTGGAGAAGCAAAGACAAAAGAG TTCGAATCAGCCGTCTGCAATCACTAACAGCGATGCTGAAGACAGTGCTGAGTCATCAGATGAGGAAGATGATGAATCAACAGTTTCTCGAATTGTTGGGCAAGTTCAAACAGCCGTCTCAAAGCTTGATGG tcaaaaactgataaaagATGCAATAAAGCACGTAGGAAACGAACCAGTGTCTGCTTCCCAATCCCCAACAAACACCCCGGCAGCTTCCCCTGCTGGTGCTCCACCAAAAAAATGGGTTCGCATCGTTGACAGCATTGCAAAGTCGAAGTATTTTCAGAAGGCGACCGAAAACGAGTATATCCGAAAAAAGCTGGAAACGGTTTCGAATACGCCCATGCTGTTAAGTGTTGAATTGCTACAGTTGGGTGGAACGGTAGCTGTGAATATcccaccaccacccacagacaGGATATG